Below is a genomic region from Elusimicrobiota bacterium.
TCTGGGCGCGATCGTGACGCTGGCGAATGCGCCGTCGCAGACGGCGGCGATAGCCATAACTTCAATGTCGGCGAGTCTGGACTGGCTGTCCAACGGGAATCCGGAACCGGGCACAAAATATGAGCTGTGGCGGGCTATTGACCCGGAATTCACGGCGCCGGTGAAGACTATTTTGTACGCAAGCGATTGTCTTGTTGACGGTTTGTTTCCGCAAACCACATATTACTTCAAGGTCCGCGCTGTGAATAAAACCGGGATATACACGGATTTCGATTCAAAATTAATTGTCCGCACGCCTCCGTCTTCCCCGGGAACCATAGTGTTGTCCGGGACGGAGCCGGATGTGTCTTCCATCAAATGGACCTGGAACGCCGCCGCCGCCGAAGCGATATACAGGATCGTGAACTCCGCGGGCGATAATTTGTCGGGAGACCTTGAGGCGGGCGATGTGTTCTGGGTTGAAACCCAGCTTTCAACTAACACCGCGTATACCCGCAAAGCGGTGGTGTCCAATATATCGGGGGCTTCCACCTCAACGGCCGTTACCCTTTACACGCTGGCCGCGCCGCCGGCCGGTTCCGGGTTTTTTACGGTCTGGGGCAGTTCGGCCGTGGTGCAATGGTCGGCCAACGGCAATCCGCCGGGAACTTCATTCGAGGCGGAATATTGGACCGCCGGCGGTTCAACGACTTCATTGGCCGTCAGCCTGACCAGCGCCGTATTGACCGGCCTGGCGCGGGAAACAACGGTCTATGCGAGGGTCAGAGCGGTTAACGGCGACGGCATTCCCGCCGAGTATGATTCAACGGTTACCGCGTTTATTCCGAACACAATGGCGGTTATCCGGTCCGGCGGCGCCTCTACGCTTGTTTATGATCAAATATCGCTGAATATTTTACCGGATACGTTTAATGAAACCGCCACTGTTCTATTAAAACGGCCCGCCGCGGTTCCGCCGGACAACGGCGGGCTTGAGGGGTTTTTAAACAGGGTGCTGGTGGATGTGTCCGCGCAAAACCCTTCAACGCAAAAGCTTCAGCCGTTAAAGGACGTGACCGTTACCATAGATTACCACGGCATAAATCTTGCGGGAGCCGATGAAGACACGCTGGTCATCGCTGATTATAATGAAAGCCGTTCCGTCTGGGTCCCGCTTCCTTCAGCAAGGGATAAGAGCGCAAAAACAGTAACGGCAAGAACGGGCCATTTTTCACTGTTCCAGCTTATGCACTCGCTTGCGGCGGCGAGCATGTCGGAGATAACCGTGGGCCCGAATCCCTTAAGGCCGGTCAGAGACCCGTGGGCTCAGTTCACGTTCAGGCATCTGCCTTCCGGCGCGAGCGTGAAAGTTTACACTTATCTCGGCGAATTGCTGCATGAAACGGACGCTGACGCCTCAGGGCTCGCCGTCTGGGACGGAAAGAATAAAGCCGGCAGGCCGGCCGCCAGCGACATATATCTGGCGCTGATAGAATGGAAAGGCGAAAAGAAGATCTTGAAACTGGTAGTGGAAAAATGAAGATGCGTAAATTCAGCAATTTCCGCTGTTCCCTTGTTTTTCTGGCGGCCTTTGCCGCGCTCTGCCGGGCGCAGCCTGCTTTTGCCGCGTTCGGCGGCGGTGACAAAGGGACATCCGCCGCGCAATTTTTGAAATTGGGAGCAGGCGCCAGGGCCGCGGGAATGGGGGAGGCTTATTCGGCGGTCTGCGCCGACGCGGGGGCTGTTTACTGGAATCCCGGCGCGCTAAGCGCTCTGAGAGGCGTTTCCGGGACTTTTACGCACGCCGGCTTGTTCGGCGCGCTGACTTATGACTATCTGGGCTACGCGCAGTCCCTGAAGAATATCGGAACTGTCGCTTTGGGCATTCAGTATTTGTCCGCCGGCCGCATACCTGAAACGGACTCCGGCGGCTTTGAAACCGGGAATAATATGACCCCGGTCCAGCTTGCCGTCTCCGCAGCCTATAGCCGGAAGATCGGCGGTTTTGGAATAGGCGCGGCCGCCAAATATATCAGGTCCCGGCTTGCGGGGAGCGCCTCCGCGTTAGCCGCCGACGCCGGCATTTTAAGCCCGGGATTAATAAACGATAAACTGCGGCTGGCATTCGTCGTTCAGAACGCCGGAGGCGGCTTGAAATACGGGCAAAGGGCCGATCCGCTGCCTTTGAATTTTAAACTGGGCGGCGCATTTTCTTTTTCGGACAAGCTCATTCTCGGCCTTGACGTGAATTTTCCGCGGGATAACGGGCTTTATGCCGGCGCGGGCGCCGAATATCTTTTCCGTTATTCCGCTGTTTCTTTTGCGGGGCGGCTCGGGTATAATACCAGAACGCCGGGAGATATTGACGGTATGGCCGGAGTATCTGCGGGCCTTGGGATTATGTTCCGCAACCTGGCGCTGGATTACGCTTTTATTCCGTTCGGTTCGCTTGGCAGCGCGCATAGAATATCATTGAACTTTAACTTCGGCGGCGATTGACTTGAATAAAAAATGTCCCGCCGTAAAAACGACGGGACATTTTTTATGCCTAATTGCCTACGACGTATG
It encodes:
- a CDS encoding PorV/PorQ family protein — translated: MERRKEDLETGSGKMKMRKFSNFRCSLVFLAAFAALCRAQPAFAAFGGGDKGTSAAQFLKLGAGARAAGMGEAYSAVCADAGAVYWNPGALSALRGVSGTFTHAGLFGALTYDYLGYAQSLKNIGTVALGIQYLSAGRIPETDSGGFETGNNMTPVQLAVSAAYSRKIGGFGIGAAAKYIRSRLAGSASALAADAGILSPGLINDKLRLAFVVQNAGGGLKYGQRADPLPLNFKLGGAFSFSDKLILGLDVNFPRDNGLYAGAGAEYLFRYSAVSFAGRLGYNTRTPGDIDGMAGVSAGLGIMFRNLALDYAFIPFGSLGSAHRISLNFNFGGD